From one Chryseobacterium sp. 3008163 genomic stretch:
- a CDS encoding GbsR/MarR family transcriptional regulator, with the protein MLNSKNLFIFAPELVEEHFIIMVLTEKQKELIEQFGVLNEKYGLPPAECRVWGLFLVADKVELTFDEIMETLHLSKGGTSNALNRLMMTHHIEYITKLGDKKRYFRCKMNNWIQMTKENFEKFDELNVILKEILKARTTKTPQFNSDLKEVTEFLDFVYKELMIAIKKWENRK; encoded by the coding sequence TTGCTGAACTCAAAAAACCTTTTTATCTTTGCTCCAGAATTAGTAGAAGAGCATTTTATAATTATGGTTTTAACCGAGAAACAAAAAGAACTGATTGAGCAATTTGGAGTACTGAATGAAAAGTATGGATTGCCCCCTGCCGAGTGTAGGGTTTGGGGACTTTTTTTGGTTGCCGACAAAGTAGAATTGACCTTTGATGAAATTATGGAAACCTTACATTTAAGCAAAGGAGGAACCAGTAATGCACTAAACAGGTTGATGATGACCCATCACATCGAATACATTACGAAGCTTGGAGATAAGAAACGCTATTTCCGTTGTAAGATGAACAACTGGATACAGATGACCAAGGAGAATTTCGAAAAATTTGATGAACTGAATGTTATACTGAAAGAAATACTAAAAGCCAGAACTACCAAGACCCCACAGTTTAATAGTGACCTTAAAGAAGTAACCGAATTTTTAGACTTCGTTTACAAGGAATTGATGATTGCCATCAAAAAATGGGAAAACAGGAAATAA
- a CDS encoding TolC family protein, with product MNNKVLRYCLLLLLTIPHFIWAQQPVSFTLKQAVEYGVSHHLSVQKSDFELEKYNQKFREELSGYLPQVKTDASYTNNLKLITQIIPGEFLGQPGQDQAVQFGTKYNASANIELSQTLIDFEKITGQKIARQHSRIGMLDKQKTVEQIMYDISNAYTVSQVAFLQQADIHNNILKIDSLLVSVQSQIDNGFANSIDLKRLQFERSNLQTRLQNAQLEYEQRMTILKYTMTFPLEEKISIETEIDHSTLSHLLGEDISINSLDIQLLQEQDRLTTLALKQMKHSYLPKLSFNFKYGILAQQNEANIFRSTTNWYPNSLASLNLSIPIFDGNYKLSKVRQLQLEHKQNELDITIQQNTVNKEVKNAKERLTINTANLVTTKESKALAEEVYALSYIQFQNGYTSLKDLLDTNTKVKESQTAYLKAILEVQSAELEFLKISGNIQSILK from the coding sequence ATGAATAATAAGGTTTTAAGATACTGTCTGCTGTTATTATTGACGATCCCACATTTCATCTGGGCACAGCAACCTGTAAGCTTTACGTTAAAGCAAGCGGTAGAATATGGTGTTAGTCATCATCTTTCCGTTCAGAAGTCTGATTTTGAATTGGAGAAATACAATCAAAAATTCAGGGAAGAATTGTCCGGATACCTGCCACAAGTAAAGACTGATGCATCCTACACCAACAACCTGAAACTAATTACGCAGATTATCCCCGGTGAATTTTTGGGGCAGCCCGGTCAGGATCAAGCTGTTCAGTTTGGAACAAAATACAATGCATCAGCAAATATTGAGCTATCGCAAACGCTAATCGATTTTGAGAAAATTACCGGTCAGAAAATAGCAAGGCAGCATTCCAGAATAGGTATGCTAGACAAGCAAAAAACCGTTGAGCAAATTATGTATGATATTTCAAACGCCTACACCGTTTCACAGGTTGCATTTCTGCAACAGGCAGACATCCATAATAACATATTGAAAATAGATTCCCTTTTGGTGAGTGTACAGTCGCAGATTGACAATGGCTTTGCCAACTCGATAGATCTAAAGCGATTACAATTTGAACGGAGTAATCTGCAAACCAGGCTTCAAAATGCACAGCTTGAATACGAGCAAAGGATGACCATACTAAAGTACACAATGACATTTCCTTTAGAAGAAAAAATCAGTATTGAAACAGAAATAGACCATTCCACACTATCTCATCTTCTTGGCGAAGACATCAGCATAAATTCTCTGGACATTCAATTGCTTCAGGAACAGGATAGATTAACAACGTTGGCTTTAAAGCAAATGAAGCATTCTTATTTACCCAAGCTCTCATTCAATTTTAAATATGGAATATTGGCACAACAAAATGAGGCGAATATTTTCAGAAGCACTACAAACTGGTATCCCAACTCTCTAGCAAGCTTAAACCTATCCATACCCATCTTTGACGGAAACTATAAATTATCAAAAGTCAGACAGTTGCAATTGGAGCATAAGCAAAATGAACTGGATATAACGATCCAACAAAATACGGTAAACAAAGAAGTAAAGAATGCAAAGGAAAGGTTGACGATCAATACTGCAAATTTAGTAACTACTAAAGAGAGTAAAGCCCTTGCTGAAGAAGTATATGCGCTTTCCTATATCCAGTTTCAAAACGGCTACACTTCATTGAAAGATTTATTGGATACCAATACCAAAGTGAAGGAGTCACAGACAGCCTATCTAAAAGCCATCTTAGAAGTTCAGTCAGCAGAATTAGAATTCTTAAAGATATCAGGAAATATACAATCTATTTTAAAATAA
- a CDS encoding efflux RND transporter periplasmic adaptor subunit yields the protein MKRIKKYIVPILIITGLLLVVLFTLSHNKQKLDAKAEIGATKTLVFPVTVTNAQYKSLTGTYTSNGFFIPVNEMTLTADISGRIVTTALKDGAHISKGQTIVSVFNESEHIERQQNAIDKQLALETLQKAKADLLKMENMLKANAITIREVDEQKLAVKSAESKLNTINAIRKSTTIIAPFSGTVNKSHVQTGSYISTGTELADIVDNSSLKLQLQLLDKDVIRLSIGKTIQVVPDLYPDYKVTGRVVYIAAQADANRNFLVEVQIPNNSKNPLKPGMSGKAIINNNYTDNVLMIPVKTIVGSLQAPQVYVLEGEVAVLKKITTSRVQGENVVVLDGLSTTDKIVETGQLNINAGSKVQVIKQ from the coding sequence ATGAAAAGGATAAAAAAATACATCGTTCCGATTTTAATAATTACAGGATTATTGTTGGTTGTTTTATTTACGCTCAGTCATAACAAACAAAAGCTGGATGCAAAGGCCGAAATCGGTGCTACTAAGACATTGGTATTTCCTGTAACGGTTACTAACGCTCAATATAAAAGCTTAACCGGAACCTATACTTCCAATGGTTTTTTTATACCCGTAAATGAAATGACTTTGACGGCTGATATTTCCGGCAGAATAGTCACCACCGCATTAAAGGATGGAGCACATATTTCGAAGGGACAAACCATTGTGTCGGTATTTAACGAGTCAGAGCATATAGAGAGGCAGCAGAACGCAATAGATAAACAGTTAGCACTGGAGACATTGCAAAAGGCAAAGGCTGATCTGTTGAAAATGGAAAATATGCTTAAAGCTAATGCAATTACTATTCGTGAAGTAGATGAGCAAAAGCTGGCTGTTAAGTCTGCGGAATCAAAGCTGAATACCATCAATGCCATTAGAAAATCTACTACTATAATAGCCCCTTTTTCCGGTACCGTTAATAAATCTCACGTGCAAACAGGCAGTTACATTAGCACTGGAACAGAGCTGGCAGATATCGTGGACAATTCTTCACTTAAACTACAATTGCAGTTGTTGGACAAGGATGTAATCAGGCTTTCAATTGGAAAAACAATTCAGGTAGTGCCCGATTTATATCCTGATTATAAAGTGACAGGACGAGTAGTTTACATTGCAGCACAAGCAGATGCCAATAGAAATTTTCTGGTAGAAGTACAAATCCCCAATAACTCCAAAAACCCTTTGAAACCTGGAATGAGCGGTAAAGCCATCATCAATAATAACTATACGGATAATGTGCTGATGATACCTGTAAAAACCATTGTTGGCAGCCTTCAAGCCCCACAGGTTTATGTGTTGGAAGGCGAAGTTGCAGTATTGAAAAAGATTACAACCAGCCGTGTGCAGGGAGAAAATGTAGTGGTACTTGATGGTCTTTCGACAACAGACAAAATAGTTGAAACAGGACAACTCAATATCAATGCCGGCTCTAAAGTGCAGGTAATTAAACAATAA
- a CDS encoding efflux RND transporter permease subunit, whose product MSITELSIKRPSFIMVIFIALTFLGIISYSRLNYELTPDMSMSMFSITTAYPGASPIEVETGITKKIEDAVSGIDNIDAIKSTSLDGMSSITVQLKVDADVEQAMQDAQRKVNEVVKDLPSSAKPPAIGKFSMTDMPIMRFGVTARMNPTDLYALIKDEIKPAITKIKGTARVELVGGEERVIKVNINRSRADQYGVSLLQVNQAINNANLEFPTGKLTNNQSETSIKLKGKYQSIDDIKNLIIKNDPTTGSKIRLSDIAAVQDGVKDITTFNRIDGKNSIGLQLIKQRDANSVEVARAVKETLNEIESTYAKQELKFNIANDSSDFTIEAADLVMFDFFLAIVIVAAVMLLFLHSLRNSLIVMISIPASLLSVFIAMNLLGYTINLLTLMAISLVIGILVDDSIVVLENIYRHLEKGKDKVRASIDGRQEIGFTAVAITLVDVIVFLPLTMVGGIISNMLGQYSMVIVIATLMSLFVSFTLTPLLASRWAKVEHLNTNSVFGKVLTVFENWLTRLTNFYGRMLAKALAKKRWVLGGSFALIIASFMLVGGGFIGGEFASNSDKGEVLINLELPQSATLQNTNETVKKVERLLFDKPEVVKVYSSIGTSSGSMGSSRNTQNKAEINIKLVPNEERTQSSDLFAHYTKLELEKLLPGVKVNSAIMNMMGTSNDAPISLVVSGNDPDKIYTAAVAIADKLKTIKGTSDVKLSVEKGTPELQVAIDRDKMADLGLSMDVVGMSMNIAFSGNTDVKFSDKQKEYDVEIAYDKFDRKNEESLRNLSFVNSMGQSVKLEQFADFNYGIASKQLDRKDRMPSVTITSQVLGVTPSVISSELDQFIQQAKFEKDINIDAEGEMKYMKETFSNLLLALVASILLVYLIMVMLYNSFVYPFVVFFSIPVSIIGALLALALTMHTLNFFSLLGMIMLIGLVAKNGILIVDFANQLKANGKNTIEALILSGKARLRPILMTTLAMIFGMLPIALSSGAGAEWKNGLAWVLIGGLTSSMILTLFVVPSIYLLVDLIKGEVKRKDVKPLIKAVNLDQPLVEMVEDIK is encoded by the coding sequence ATGTCAATAACAGAACTATCCATAAAGCGACCGTCATTCATCATGGTCATTTTCATAGCACTGACATTTTTGGGCATAATAAGCTATTCAAGGCTGAATTACGAGCTTACCCCGGATATGTCAATGTCAATGTTCAGCATCACAACAGCGTATCCGGGAGCTTCGCCCATTGAAGTAGAAACCGGCATCACCAAAAAAATAGAAGATGCGGTTTCAGGTATCGATAATATTGATGCCATCAAATCTACTTCACTAGATGGCATGTCCTCCATAACTGTACAGTTGAAAGTTGATGCAGATGTGGAACAAGCCATGCAGGATGCACAAAGAAAGGTAAATGAAGTGGTCAAAGATTTGCCTTCAAGTGCCAAGCCACCGGCGATCGGCAAATTTTCCATGACCGATATGCCTATCATGCGATTCGGCGTGACAGCAAGAATGAACCCGACAGACCTGTATGCATTGATAAAAGATGAGATAAAGCCGGCTATTACCAAAATTAAAGGGACAGCCAGAGTGGAACTGGTAGGTGGCGAAGAACGGGTTATAAAAGTGAATATTAACCGGAGCAGAGCCGATCAATACGGTGTTTCTTTACTTCAGGTGAACCAGGCAATCAACAATGCGAACTTGGAATTTCCAACAGGAAAACTGACCAATAATCAATCAGAGACCAGCATAAAGCTTAAAGGCAAATACCAGTCAATTGATGATATCAAGAATCTGATCATTAAAAACGATCCCACTACCGGTTCCAAAATAAGGCTTTCTGACATTGCCGCTGTTCAGGATGGTGTAAAAGACATTACTACATTTAATCGGATAGATGGAAAAAACTCAATAGGACTTCAATTGATTAAACAGAGGGATGCCAATTCTGTAGAAGTGGCAAGAGCCGTAAAGGAAACATTAAACGAAATAGAAAGCACTTATGCAAAGCAGGAATTAAAATTCAATATTGCCAACGATAGTTCCGATTTTACTATAGAAGCGGCCGATTTGGTGATGTTCGATTTCTTTTTAGCCATTGTAATTGTAGCCGCTGTGATGTTGCTATTCCTCCATAGTCTTCGTAACTCATTGATTGTTATGATATCTATACCTGCATCACTTCTGTCAGTGTTTATAGCGATGAATCTGCTGGGCTATACCATTAATCTTTTAACCTTGATGGCTATTTCCCTTGTTATAGGAATACTGGTTGATGATAGTATAGTGGTACTTGAAAACATCTACCGCCATCTTGAAAAAGGGAAAGACAAGGTACGAGCTTCGATAGATGGGAGGCAGGAAATTGGCTTTACTGCTGTCGCTATTACGCTGGTAGATGTAATCGTTTTTCTACCGCTCACTATGGTAGGCGGGATTATATCCAATATGCTGGGACAATATTCAATGGTTATTGTCATCGCCACATTGATGAGCTTATTCGTTTCTTTCACACTCACTCCCTTACTGGCTTCACGCTGGGCAAAAGTTGAACACCTCAACACGAATTCAGTATTTGGAAAGGTATTAACGGTATTTGAAAATTGGCTTACCCGGCTAACAAATTTCTATGGTCGTATGCTTGCTAAAGCTTTGGCTAAGAAGCGATGGGTATTGGGAGGGTCTTTTGCACTGATCATCGCTTCCTTCATGCTGGTAGGCGGTGGATTTATTGGAGGGGAATTCGCCAGCAACAGCGACAAAGGTGAAGTGCTGATTAACCTTGAACTGCCTCAAAGCGCAACACTTCAAAATACGAATGAAACCGTTAAGAAAGTAGAAAGATTGCTGTTTGATAAACCTGAGGTGGTAAAAGTATATTCAAGTATCGGTACCAGCTCCGGCTCTATGGGTAGCAGCAGGAATACCCAAAACAAAGCGGAGATCAATATCAAGCTTGTACCCAACGAAGAAAGAACTCAATCATCCGACTTGTTTGCACACTACACCAAATTGGAACTGGAAAAGTTGCTGCCCGGTGTAAAGGTAAACTCTGCCATTATGAATATGATGGGAACCTCAAACGATGCCCCTATTTCATTGGTCGTGTCCGGTAATGATCCTGATAAGATTTATACAGCAGCCGTAGCTATTGCTGATAAATTGAAAACAATTAAAGGAACATCGGATGTAAAATTATCTGTTGAGAAAGGAACGCCTGAATTGCAGGTAGCCATTGACAGGGATAAAATGGCGGATTTGGGTCTGAGTATGGATGTCGTGGGAATGTCAATGAACATTGCTTTCAGTGGAAATACGGATGTGAAGTTTAGTGACAAGCAGAAGGAATATGACGTTGAAATTGCCTATGACAAATTCGACAGGAAGAACGAAGAAAGCCTCCGTAACCTTTCATTTGTCAACTCGATGGGACAATCCGTGAAATTGGAGCAGTTCGCTGATTTTAACTATGGAATAGCTTCCAAACAATTGGATAGGAAAGACAGAATGCCTTCTGTTACGATTACATCACAAGTGCTGGGAGTTACACCAAGCGTTATCAGCAGTGAATTGGATCAATTCATACAACAGGCCAAGTTTGAAAAAGATATAAACATTGACGCCGAAGGCGAGATGAAATATATGAAGGAAACATTTTCCAACCTCTTGCTGGCATTAGTAGCTTCCATACTGCTAGTGTACCTGATTATGGTAATGCTCTATAACTCTTTTGTATATCCTTTCGTCGTGTTTTTTTCCATTCCTGTATCCATTATAGGTGCATTACTGGCACTGGCCTTAACCATGCATACCCTCAATTTCTTTTCTCTATTGGGTATGATTATGCTGATAGGGTTGGTTGCCAAAAATGGGATACTGATCGTGGATTTTGCTAATCAGTTAAAAGCAAATGGAAAGAATACCATTGAAGCATTAATCCTAAGCGGAAAAGCAAGACTCCGTCCCATATTAATGACCACGCTTGCTATGATCTTCGGGATGCTTCCCATTGCCTTATCATCTGGTGCCGGAGCGGAATGGAAGAATGGTTTAGCATGGGTGTTGATTGGTGGTTTGACCAGTTCAATGATACTCACCTTGTTTGTTGTACCGTCCATTTATCTCCTTGTCGATTTGATAAAAGGTGAAGTAAAACGCAAAGATGTAAAACCGTTAATCAAAGCAGTGAATCTGGATCAGCCATTGGTTGAAATGGTTGAAGATATTAAGTAA
- a CDS encoding MFS transporter, which translates to MNANKTTNSTLETEVETTPPHLKKILIAVCIALMAVIASVSGLNVAQPMLAIEFSASQNTVLWMINIYTLTLAALLLPLGALGDRKGRKKMLLTGLVIFGMASAMSGIATSAAMMLIARLLTGIGAALIMPVTLAVITSTFPKEERSKAIGIWTGVAGGGGILGMYLSALLVDVASWRWLFLLPVVLAAVSIMMTLRFVPNSTEKTSHPFDIVGSLLSVLATVGIIYALHEAPALGWNQPLVLVSLFVGISGTIGFILWELRHKAPLLDIRLFRERSLSSGSISLLTVFGVQAGIFIVLFPFFQGVLGWSGLRSTLGMMPMAVLMMLSSGMAPKLALRIGSKYTMALGIAFGAIGAMLMAAFVSAETGYLSVLPGLMVMGLGMGFSMTPSTEAITSSLPTDRQGVASALNDITRELGTALGVALLGPLVTAGYSTSIEAKLKGFSQDIIATSKEGLAHALAIAPDAGGQKEMLVHFARESFVTGWQQAMWIGAFIMTALFLYILFKGPQTIANKNASAVINSESRSNNQMENQIDG; encoded by the coding sequence ATGAACGCAAATAAAACAACAAATAGCACACTGGAAACAGAGGTGGAAACAACACCACCCCATTTAAAGAAAATATTAATAGCCGTATGCATAGCATTAATGGCGGTCATTGCCTCCGTAAGCGGATTGAACGTAGCACAACCGATGCTGGCGATTGAATTTAGTGCATCCCAAAACACGGTTTTATGGATGATTAATATTTATACCCTGACACTGGCTGCTCTACTATTACCCCTTGGAGCTTTGGGCGACCGGAAAGGAAGAAAGAAAATGTTACTGACTGGACTTGTCATCTTCGGAATGGCTAGTGCAATGTCAGGTATAGCAACAAGTGCAGCCATGATGTTGATTGCCCGATTGCTTACCGGTATAGGAGCTGCGTTGATTATGCCCGTGACATTAGCTGTAATTACTTCCACTTTCCCAAAAGAAGAACGATCCAAAGCAATAGGAATTTGGACAGGTGTTGCCGGAGGTGGCGGTATTTTAGGAATGTATCTTTCTGCACTATTGGTAGATGTTGCGAGCTGGAGGTGGTTATTCCTGTTGCCAGTAGTACTTGCCGCAGTATCCATTATGATGACGCTTCGTTTTGTTCCTAATTCAACGGAGAAAACCAGCCATCCATTTGATATCGTAGGTTCATTACTCTCCGTGTTGGCTACCGTAGGTATTATTTATGCGTTGCATGAAGCACCTGCATTGGGTTGGAATCAACCCTTAGTGTTGGTGAGCTTGTTTGTCGGTATAAGCGGTACAATCGGTTTTATACTATGGGAACTACGTCACAAAGCCCCCTTACTGGATATCAGACTGTTCCGTGAACGAAGCCTTTCAAGTGGTTCTATCTCGCTTTTAACTGTATTTGGTGTGCAGGCAGGTATATTCATTGTACTGTTTCCATTTTTTCAGGGCGTATTGGGCTGGTCAGGTCTGCGTTCTACATTAGGAATGATGCCGATGGCAGTTTTGATGATGCTTAGCTCAGGCATGGCTCCAAAGCTAGCATTAAGAATTGGCAGCAAATACACCATGGCTTTGGGGATCGCATTCGGTGCTATCGGTGCCATGCTGATGGCTGCTTTTGTGTCTGCTGAGACAGGATATCTGTCTGTACTACCTGGCTTAATGGTCATGGGTTTAGGTATGGGATTTTCGATGACTCCTTCCACAGAAGCCATTACCTCTTCACTGCCAACTGACCGACAAGGAGTTGCTTCTGCCTTAAATGATATTACCAGAGAATTGGGAACAGCTTTAGGAGTAGCCTTGCTTGGACCGCTGGTAACCGCAGGCTACAGTACTTCTATAGAAGCAAAATTAAAAGGGTTTTCTCAGGATATTATTGCGACTTCTAAAGAAGGACTGGCACATGCTCTGGCAATTGCACCAGATGCTGGAGGTCAGAAAGAAATGCTAGTCCATTTTGCAAGAGAATCTTTTGTTACGGGGTGGCAACAAGCGATGTGGATAGGAGCTTTCATCATGACAGCCCTCTTTCTGTATATCCTGTTTAAAGGGCCACAAACAATCGCTAATAAGAATGCTTCTGCGGTGATTAATTCTGAAAGTAGATCCAATAACCAAATGGAAAATCAGATAGATGGATAG
- a CDS encoding NAD(P)/FAD-dependent oxidoreductase: MLFFPLTSFTNNITMEKHTNFDVIIIGGSYAGLSAAMSLGRSLRNVLIIDSGLPCNRQTPHSHNFITQDGEKPGNITAKGKAQVLNYKTVLFHEGLVVSGIEMDNGFEVVTDKKERFTAKKLVFATGIRDIMPNIKGFAECWGISVIHCPYCHGYEVRNMKTGLLANGDRAYHLSSMINNLTDDLTILTNGKPDFSTDQIKTLDKHKISIVENEIVEIVHENGYIKSVVFKDRGIQHFEAVYAAVPFEQHCEVPVALGCELTAFGHIKVDDFYKTTVEGVYACGDNTAMMRSVANAVSAGNMTGAMVNKELTDEYFL, from the coding sequence ATGTTATTTTTTCCGCTCACTTCATTTACAAACAATATTACAATGGAAAAGCACACAAACTTTGATGTCATTATTATAGGAGGAAGTTATGCAGGATTATCGGCAGCTATGTCTTTAGGACGTTCGTTGAGAAACGTTTTAATCATTGATAGCGGATTACCTTGTAATAGACAAACACCACATTCTCATAATTTCATTACGCAGGATGGTGAAAAACCCGGCAACATTACAGCAAAGGGTAAAGCCCAGGTATTGAATTACAAAACTGTACTATTTCATGAAGGACTTGTGGTCAGTGGAATAGAAATGGATAATGGTTTCGAAGTTGTGACAGATAAAAAAGAGCGGTTTACAGCGAAGAAACTGGTATTTGCCACAGGCATTAGAGATATCATGCCAAACATTAAAGGTTTTGCTGAATGCTGGGGCATTTCCGTGATCCATTGCCCGTATTGCCATGGATACGAGGTTCGTAACATGAAAACCGGACTATTAGCAAATGGTGATCGGGCTTATCATTTATCGTCTATGATTAATAATCTTACTGATGACCTAACCATTCTTACAAACGGCAAGCCTGATTTCTCTACTGATCAAATTAAAACATTGGATAAGCATAAGATTTCGATTGTTGAAAATGAGATAGTCGAGATAGTTCACGAAAATGGGTATATAAAATCTGTCGTTTTTAAAGATCGAGGTATCCAGCATTTTGAGGCGGTCTATGCCGCAGTTCCTTTCGAACAGCACTGTGAAGTTCCGGTGGCATTGGGTTGTGAACTTACAGCGTTCGGTCACATAAAGGTTGATGATTTTTATAAAACAACGGTTGAGGGAGTATATGCATGTGGCGACAATACAGCCATGATGAGGTCTGTAGCAAATGCCGTTTCTGCGGGAAATATGACAGGTGCTATGGTAAATAAAGAACTAACCGACGAATACTTTTTATAG
- a CDS encoding APC family permease: protein MQKKLAYKISTLAGVAIVMANMIGTGAFTSLGFQLKDMGHPASILTLWILGGILALAGAFSYAEVGTYIRKSGGEYAFLSEMYHPIAGYLSGWVSLTVGFAAPIALATIAFTEYFSFGDYNIKWIAISVIAVITFIHTKNLKTSSKFQIFSTLFKVLIMAVIILSGIVVAEQSEVTYEINQQYFSEIKSGAFAIALIYVSYSYSGWNAAAYISEEFENPRKSLPIALIGGTLAVTLLYTLLQFVFLKHIPAAELAGKLEVGEIAAKKMFGTDIGKLFGIIISFLLVSSISAMVWVGPRVTASMAGEHRLWQYFKVEKNQVPKRALWLQFILSVILIVTGTFEQIMIYCGVLLSMSTMLVVLAVFIIRRKNRKKSNETYRSPFFPFFQIIFLSGSLWMISYTIIHHPMETMIGLLNLILGLATYYWSNRLKPDASFNLNC from the coding sequence ATGCAAAAGAAATTAGCGTATAAAATATCCACTCTTGCTGGTGTTGCTATCGTAATGGCCAACATGATAGGCACAGGTGCATTTACCAGCCTGGGATTTCAATTGAAAGATATGGGGCATCCCGCATCTATACTCACACTATGGATACTGGGGGGCATATTAGCATTAGCCGGGGCTTTCAGCTATGCAGAAGTAGGCACTTATATACGCAAATCAGGCGGAGAATACGCTTTTCTTTCTGAGATGTATCATCCTATAGCTGGGTATCTATCCGGTTGGGTATCACTTACCGTGGGTTTTGCGGCACCCATTGCTCTTGCAACGATTGCATTTACAGAATATTTTAGTTTCGGGGATTATAATATCAAATGGATTGCCATCTCCGTTATTGCCGTTATTACTTTCATTCACACGAAGAACCTGAAAACCAGTTCCAAATTCCAGATATTTTCCACATTGTTTAAAGTATTGATAATGGCTGTAATCATTCTTTCTGGCATAGTAGTAGCGGAACAATCTGAAGTGACTTATGAGATTAACCAGCAGTATTTCTCCGAAATAAAATCAGGTGCCTTTGCCATCGCACTAATTTATGTGAGCTATTCTTACTCTGGTTGGAATGCGGCAGCCTATATCTCCGAAGAGTTTGAAAATCCCAGAAAATCTTTGCCAATCGCACTTATCGGAGGTACTTTGGCAGTAACCCTACTATATACCTTGCTACAGTTTGTTTTTCTAAAACATATTCCTGCTGCCGAATTAGCCGGAAAGTTGGAAGTCGGAGAAATTGCTGCAAAAAAAATGTTCGGCACAGATATCGGAAAACTGTTCGGTATTATCATATCTTTTTTACTGGTGTCAAGCATAAGTGCTATGGTCTGGGTAGGACCTCGGGTTACGGCGAGCATGGCGGGTGAGCATAGGCTATGGCAATACTTCAAAGTAGAGAAAAACCAAGTGCCGAAAAGAGCCTTGTGGTTGCAGTTCATACTAAGTGTTATTTTAATTGTAACGGGTACATTCGAACAAATTATGATATACTGTGGCGTTTTACTGAGTATGTCCACTATGCTGGTGGTGCTTGCTGTATTTATAATACGGCGTAAAAATCGCAAGAAGAGTAACGAAACTTATCGCAGTCCCTTTTTTCCTTTTTTTCAAATAATCTTCTTATCAGGATCCCTATGGATGATTAGTTACACGATTATTCATCATCCGATGGAGACTATGATTGGATTGCTAAATCTGATTCTTGGTTTAGCAACCTATTACTGGAGCAACCGCCTGAAGCCTGACGCTTCTTTTAATCTTAATTGTTAA
- a CDS encoding class I SAM-dependent methyltransferase, producing the protein MNRKRMSSPINRGLLLAILMLSCKSKAQHTDQKQHNQTKHSHSEHAFADKKAVAKMAENFESAERDSMQHPDKVLQYMGNLKGKKIVDIGAATGYFSVKFAAKGAHVIAADVSDAFQDYLKDRIAKESIKNIELRKIHYDSPLLKDNEADIVFIANTYHHIDNRTDYFSKVKKGLNKNGELVIVDFFKAVFTEKVQAPAMTMRASVDEIVFELKKAGFTSFEVEVNIMPYQYIIKAK; encoded by the coding sequence ATGAACAGAAAAAGAATGAGTAGCCCGATAAACCGCGGATTATTACTTGCAATCCTTATGTTATCCTGTAAAAGTAAAGCACAGCATACGGATCAAAAGCAACATAACCAGACAAAACATTCACATTCCGAGCATGCTTTCGCAGATAAGAAAGCAGTAGCTAAAATGGCTGAAAACTTTGAATCAGCAGAAAGAGATTCCATGCAGCATCCCGATAAAGTATTGCAATATATGGGAAACCTTAAAGGCAAAAAAATTGTGGATATAGGTGCTGCCACCGGCTATTTCTCTGTAAAGTTTGCAGCTAAAGGAGCGCATGTTATTGCCGCAGATGTAAGCGATGCCTTTCAGGATTATCTTAAAGATAGGATTGCTAAAGAAAGCATAAAGAACATAGAGCTTCGGAAGATTCATTATGACAGCCCATTACTTAAAGATAATGAAGCGGACATTGTTTTTATTGCTAACACCTACCATCATATAGATAACAGAACCGATTACTTTTCTAAAGTAAAAAAAGGTTTAAACAAAAATGGTGAACTAGTAATTGTCGACTTTTTCAAAGCTGTATTCACTGAGAAAGTGCAGGCTCCAGCTATGACTATGAGAGCCTCTGTGGATGAAATCGTATTTGAACTGAAAAAAGCTGGCTTTACGTCTTTTGAAGTCGAAGTGAATATAATGCCGTACCAGTATATCATTAAAGCTAAATAA